The following is a genomic window from Triplophysa dalaica isolate WHDGS20190420 chromosome 22, ASM1584641v1, whole genome shotgun sequence.
CTTTAGgagaaaatcaatattatattctggtcctatagagaccttcttcatggaaagtcttttgttgctttaggtgaaaatcaatTTTATATTCTGGTCCTATACAGACATTCTTCATGGAAAatcttttgttgctttaggtgaaaatcaatattatattgttttcctatagagaccttcttaacggaaaatcttttgttgctttaggtgaaaatcaatattatattcttTTTCTATAGAGACCTTCTTCATGGAAAAActtttgttgctttaggtgaaaatcaatTTTATATTCTGGTCCTATAGAGACATTCTTAATGGAAAgtcttttgttgctttaggtgaaaatcaatattatattgttttcctATAGAGACCTTCTTCATGGAATatcttttgttgctttaggtgaaaatcaatattatattctttttctatagagaccttcttaatggaaagtcttttgttgctttaggtgaaaatcaatattatattatttttctataGAGACCTTCTTAATGGAAAATCTTTTGTTGCAATGGGTGAAAATCATCCAGCACACCTCTTCTCAACAACCCACACATCTTATGTCGCAGGCATGAAATTGTCACATTTGGGTAATGGATTTTAGCAATACGGCGCATATTTTCTCTTACTGTACCTTTTGTCTGCTGCATGTCAACTTTGAACTTCATGTCCTAAATGAGCTTCTGTCTCTGCGTCTTTGAAATCAACACACAAGCTTGCGCTCTGTGCCacagttgtgtttttatgagCTAAGCAAACCATTCTCACAGAGCTGTTTCTGTGAATGCACAAGGTCAGTGTCTGTAGGTGTTGGCGCATGCCGTCACTATCCAACCGTTTGATTTTGCATCCTAGAAGGTTCTTAAAGGCGGTCCGGTACTCCGGACTGTGGCAGTATATGAGGGGGTTCAGGCCTGAATTAACGTAGCCCATccagttaaaaaacaaaaagacgtGTTGTGACAGCACCTTGCTGTTGAAGGCTTTTATGATGTTAAAGAGGAAGAAGGGAAGCCAACAGAGAATGAAAAGGCCCATTATAATCCCCAGTGTCTTGAGCGCCTTGTGTTCCTTAACAATGTGCTTCAACGGCCTACAGCTGGGTCTCCGATCATCTATGTCCGCAGGAAGCGGACTTTCGCAAGACTCGTtagttttatactgtttttccGAGTCTTCCACAGAAATGTTTAGAAAGCGCTGTCTGTCCTTATGGATTCGCTTCAGCTGTTTGGTCGCAATGGCAAACACCTTCCCGTACACGAAGACCATGATGACCAGGGGCACGTAGAAGGACACGACAGAGGAGCAGATGGCATAGGTCTTGTTGGTATGGAAGTCACAGCAATATGGGTTGTCGTAACAATCTCTGCTGTAGTTGTCGGAGGCACGAGAATGATGGTTCATGATCGGCACGAAGGAAATGAGAGACGACACCATCCACACCACGCACACGATGTAGCCAACTCGGGGTTTGTCCAGGAGAACCTGGTGCTTGAGGGGCTTGGTCACCGCAACGTAACGCTCCACGGCGATGGCACACAGGGTCTGGATGCTGGCTGTGACGCAGAGAACGTCCACAGATGTCCACAGGTCGCAAACCGTGGAACCCAAAAGCCATTTTCCGGTGACCACCACGCTGGCGCTTAAGGGTTGCACCACGCAACCCATAATGAGGTCTGCAACGGCCATGGAAATGATGAAGACGTTGGTGGGGGTTTGCAACTGAGGGGTGTGAGCGATAGCCACGATGACCAGCAGGTTTCCCATCACTGTGAAGAAGATGACCAGCGCTAGAGCAAACACAAGCAGGGGGTGAAAGTTGCCGCTCATTCTCGGGGAAGGTCTTGAACGGAAAAAGTTAAGGGAGATTTCAGTAATCCTTTACATGCCCGATGAACGTCCTAGTCGGAGCTGTCGCCAACAAATGATGCCTTTAGAAGAAAATTCcaccttaaatgtaaaaatgatctCAGCAAGCCGCTCATTTCCGCTGTTGATTTGACGTGAAATGACTTTGCATGGAGAGCTGAATGGTTGAGCAAGACTTGATTTATTTCACATACTAGGAGGAGCTTTCGGTGGGCaggagatctgtttggtaaaaacaaatgttgctGTGAGAAAGGCGTTGCTGTCATTTCGCGTCCTTTCTTGATTTTATATCAAAGAGCTGATCTTAACTCAAGCGCTTCTTCATCAAAACATCCCCATTCTTCCCAGATTAAGTCTGTTAAAGCTGTTTTGGAACGGCTTTGTTTTGTGATTAAAGAACAATGATATTGAAAGTTTAACAAATATTCTTTACTATTATAtgagcgttcttcaaaatatatattttttgtgttctgcagaagaaagcaagtcatgcaggtttgaaatgacaagacagtGAGTAACAGATGAAAGAAATTTCATTCTTGGGGCCAACTATCACTTTTTTTCATTGAAGGAGATGATGTCTCTTAAAGGACTTATTCTAATATGCAAATAATATACGCCCATATAATAGTAAAGAATATTTGTTAAGCTTTCATGATCATCGTTCTttaatcacaaaacaaaaccgTTCCGAAACAGCTTTAATAGACTTAATCTGGAAAAAGAATGAGGATGTTTTGATGAAGAAGTGCTTGAGTTAAGATCAGCTCTttgatataaaatcaaataaggAGACGAAATGGCAGCAATACCTTTGAAAGGAAAAGACTAATAGATGAAAGAAACTTTTACAAAACTCTTGCTGCAGAAACTTTGTAAAAGCATTTACATGCTGCAAGTCAAACAATATGAGGTTCAGTTTAACACTTTTATGATGTACTAAAGCAAGCTTACCCATGCGATTACTTCCTCTCTCAGATTATCTTCAATAATTTATGCTCTTCGCTGTGATGGGAGGTTGAAATGGCGTTCGTTTTAATCTCTTATCTTCCATTATCGTGCCTATAAGCTTTGATCCCTTTGTGCAACATTTCATTGTACTTTCCCACGCTTCTTTACATCTATGTGAACAAAGTGTTCTGAAAGACGCAGGATATAATGCGGTCTGTGGTGGGCACCTTACAGCTGCCCATATCTACTTCCTGTGCTTtcgaacataaacacaaacttgcaGTTCTAATGGTCTTCTTTTATACATATCTGTATTTATTCTGTGAAGTGTTATTCCTATGCAccatgggtctgagagtaaTGCAGTTTCAATatatgtgtgtactgtatatgtggcagaattgacaataaagcaggcTTTGACTTTATAAAAGtcacaaattaattaatttatttttaaccagGATTTTTGTGGCCTTTATAGCAGCATAAAGGTAAAGAAGCTCAAAACAACAcccaaataatttatttaaaagaaaattggaTAAAAGGgatatttgcataatttctaTAGATCAAAGCAGCCGTTATTAATCTTAATGTTAATCAAATGACTTATAACAAGGTCAGAAAGGTGAACTTTATGCTTGCACTATATATACGGTTTCAtctcaacaacataaacaaacgttactgcgcatgcacacttttgtgacccctcCTCAGCTTCCGGTGAACTTTCACAatcaatagagtgcctgtagataataacaatgaaaagaaactgagaagaaccgtgacttggctaaacttgcctctctgatattttttatttaataaaaatctgccaaactcaaccgctagatgtcagtgtaccataTGGTTCGTTTAAATGagtcaaaactacaggaccaagtcaacaaattgtttatttaatacaattattacacagtacaataataattcaaattgatattaacacacattaaataaaatataaataattggacactagccaaacacacaccggaagttaactgggggttaGACGCGCGCGCCTCTGATGAAGTGTGAAAGCTATACAGTAACATATATTCACTCTTAACAGTGTAAATATTTTATGCTAgatgttcaatattttttattgtttttattcaggGTGACAGTTGACCGTTATTATAAACCGCAGTAATGGCAGAATGTTCCCCTCCTGAAACCGGTTTGTTTCCTGTGTTGATGCGTTTTAGATTCAGTTTTGTTTGCACCACACACAGGACTCGAGCGTGCAGAGCAGCAGGGAGGATGCGCGCTGAAAGGTTTCTGGAAGCAGTGTTTGATATTCACCTCATGTTTCAGCAGTTCGATGTCTCACAGACAGGTCATGTTATAAACCCCGCAACCTGGTAGTTTAACACTGAAGGTCTTTAGCCTCCGTGAGTGTTTACGCATagaaacacatacacagacataaAGAGACCATTTACAGTCTCGTTTCTCACTTTGGACACAGGAAAAAATGGGGcaagttttaaaaaatgcagacaCCTGCAAATTGACAAGCATGAGGAAAACTACGAAGTTATGGGAAGAAATTGCATCGCCTCCAGTGATGGAGGCTTATTTATGCTGTAGGCCATTGTTTGCGTCATCATCGTAGCGTAACAGTCTGTCAAACCCAGAATGCTGTGGGCTGCAAAATACGGATAAGAATTTTAATGGCAGGAAAAAACTAACAAGCTTAACAGTATTACAGACAGGTAGGTTGGagtttttattctggatgaaCAACATGATTCAGTCATTTAAAAGGTAGAAAATGGTCTTCAGTTGTGCAACTGTTAACAGGCAACAGTTAAAAGGTCTAAAATCAGATGGGTTTGTCTGTTGTTTCCTTGTAGGTACAAATAACATTGATCCTGGTCTGGAAACCTGTCAGTTAAGAATAGAAATTCATGGAGTCAAGATGTTAAAGTCCCCGTATTTTGACGCAATTCCGAGTTAAATGGAATTTTGAATCAGAAAAATAGTGGCCgtggctttcatctttctctgtgattttgattggatttataaaaacaattattatacaataaaataatagtataaattaatatgaacataaatgaaattaaataacaattgttttattCGTCGTAACAGTCTCTACAAAGTTTAATGTTTGTGGTGTCTGTATGTGTAAACTCAAAACACTGCAGATCAAATCTACCTTCAGGAACAAATAAAGTTGACCTTGACACATTTTCGAAGCAAAGAGGTAACAAAGTACTTCGTGTAGACCTGTGCAAAGATCATGAGTTCAGACCCGGCTAACATACACGGTagaataaatgttgtttgtctAAACGTACAATTTAAAGatatgtttaagaaaaatgataatttttgtattttttctgtgaactaGTGATAACATCTCTCAAATTCCGGGAcaaaaggtcaaaataacaaaaagacgcaatgtttgcagatcctgaaaactgcaaagaaaacattgtttaaataacTCGATATGATTTTCatctaaaattgaaaatatgatGGAATAAGCCTCTTTTGTTTTCACAACTTGCGTGCGTTTTTGCATTCTCGCAATCtcagtttttcacattgctATTCGGTGACTTTCTGAGATTTGTGTCTTTTGAACGGgtttcttttcatctttttctgtAGCTTTAAAAACAGTATGAATCGTTTGtctaatgcaaatgtaaatgcatactTAATTGAAATACATCTCTctatgtgttttaaatgaagaGAGACAAAGATGTCTTCACTTTCATGTTTAGGGGTCCCCATCATAGAAAGCCCCAGCAGTATTTTTCCTTTGCAGTATGAGCATGATGCCACTTAGTGGTAAAAGTGCCGCATGATCCACTGACTTCTGTGTCATTTTAGATTATTTTCATAGAAGCCAAGTTGCATCGTGTAATAGTGAGCTTCTTCAATTCTAATTGTGCCAAACAGAGAACCCTACAGTAGATCTGATGTGCCTGTGCAAGCAACCACGAACAATTAGTATAATTGAACCACACAAACATAGATCttacattaaacaaattgtaCTCAGAGTAATTCAATAAATGGAGCTCAGTGAGTGTGCAGAGTTTGGAAGAATATCCAGTGAGACCGAAAAATCAATACGAGTCAATATGGGTTGTTTTTCTCCTTTTATTTATATGATCAACTTCACGTTCCAATCTATAAAAGGCTACTGTTCAAaggcaataaacaaacaatccaTCACTCTTCTTTAACatcattgtttggttactaacagggaatgtgtttgaaatgttgtaggccTTTGAAAAGCGTATCACGCTAATGAACGAGCAGGACGTGGCCGCCCTTTCGCGTCTCGCCTACTTTTCCCCGCCGCACAGCTCCAGCAGGATTTTACGGTAATCCCCGGATGTGTCCCCCTGCAAACCAGAACAAGGATTAGTGATGGCTTTAACATCAGATAAACTGCAAAACAAATGTGGcggttttttttattaaatattctctcaatagttttaattttgtttatttttaaccaaggACATCCAATTTAGACGTGAACAAGCGTCACCTTTATAAAGGAGCCCAGGGTTTTTCCATACATCCTGAGAAACTCAGACTTGATGTCCAGCATGTCGATCTCCGCACGAGACACCACGATCCTCATCAACACACTGTCTGTGGTGCCTAAGCCCTGCGGAAAGCCCAAACGCACATCATTATTTCATTGATAAAGGCTAAATGAAATAACAATCAGACTTATTTTACCTTCATTGACTTGTAGAGTCTTTCAGCAAAAAATGCCGGTTTATTCTTCAGACATTTCACTGTAAAGCATTTTATAAGTTAGTAGGTGCAAATATTAAGAAACAAAATGAGAACGAGGAAGAAGAAGCTTACGACTGACCTATTGCTAAAAAAACATCCTCCAGAGAGCCAGACATCTCTCTCTTTATGCTCTCTTCAATGTCCCGTCCTGAAATCTTCTGGTAGTCTTTAAACACTGAAAAGGACGACGTACGTTTAGAACGGAACAGAAGCACTCTGCTGTTATATAGTGTGCAtactatttattaaacattgttttgcattttgagttatatttacatttctatAACAGTAATAGTGTACTGAAAAGCCGGTACCtttgggaaaaaaacatttacattcagtcacCACAAGGTGGTGCAATATTCTATTTTCTAGAAGTTGAGTACTGATACAGTAATCCTGGAATAATGAATTTCTGTTTTGATGTCACAGAAGGGGGTCACAGATACCTTGAATAAGGTGGTTTTTGTTCCTCGCACACAGAACGGTGAGGAACTTGACCTCATCCGTTCCCCAGCGAGCCTCGCCCGCCTCAAAGATGTCCTGTTGGTTAATAATGAACGTGATCAATACATGTCCTTCTGTGAAACGTTAATGATTACTACATGATAACATGACCGTGTTTTATCTACACAAAGAGACCAAATTCATAATCTGAATTTTTTCTTTGCGTTTCTTTTAATGTGGAGAAAAATGTGAGGGAAGTTTAGGATTAAAATTTAAATGTCAAACAGAAATGTAAtgctattaaaaaacataaaatatatgcaAATCAAATGTGaacaaattaataacatttaaaaggtCTAATTTTGCATCCACTGAAGCACTGAAGGTGATGTTTGGGAAATTTTCAAATTGCGCTGGGACAACATGATTCATCTCTAAAAACCCTACAGCAGATCAGGTACATATGacctgatatatatatatatatatagcgcAGGTCCAGAGGAAATAAttcgtttttatttaatgtatgtatccTATACTAGTAGTCTCAGACATTTTGACCACGCTGTGTATATCACTTAGTAAAAGTTATCACTAGAATAACTTTCACTACTTCTATTAACAACACGCAGTTGCCCCAAAAGTTTATCTGACAAATTTTATATCGCATTCTTCcatcttctgttttgtttactGCATTGAACCATTTAACATTTGGCATAAGTTTAGCCTTTGCTATAGGCTTAATATATAATGCACACTTGAAATATTTGATAGTATACGCTATAATATAtatcttaagtagcacaggaacatttttagtaaaagccaaaaatacattgtatgggtcaaactTATCGAATGTTTTTAAAGCCAAAAACCATTCGGATATTAaggaaagatcatgttccatgaagatattttataaatttcctaccttaaatatataaaactttatttttgtgagtggatgtcctgctaCAGTGagtctgattaacaacttcaaagacaattttctcaatatttagattttttagtgctctcagagttttaaacggttgtatctcagatTAATATTGttctattctaacaactcatacatcaattgAAATCttgtttattcagctttcagattatgtacaaatctcaattttgaaaaattgacccataaaactggttttgttgtccagggtcacatatatttatGTTGAATGATAAAGCAACGAGTAATTATGTTCAGCTAAATTTAAAAggagatattaaaaaaaaaaatctctgctAGGTCACTTTGGTAATTTAAGGAGACTACATTCATCCAATATAAACATCTTGGCATGTTTTAAGTAATTGCCGAAAATGGCTACAAACGCAAAGTAATTTTTTGCAGATACAACATAGTATTCCATTCATTACAGTGGCATTCATTTAACATCCAAATACTTTTGAGGGCTTATGTTGTCATCTAGTGAAATGTTGCAAATGTTAAATTGGATACATGCATCTATACATCCGTACTGGATTAAGTACAGTCAATCTCTCAGATTAAGGTAGTCAGAACCCGTTACACCACCATAAATGAACATGCGCTTATTAAAACCGCCTGCTAACCAAATTTACGACAGAAAACCACACCTTTGCATCCTTGGCAACTTGAGCATCATCTACCTTGAAGCTTTCGTCACGGCCGGCCTATAAACAAAGCAGAATAAAACCGATTAGATCTCGGGAGTCACACCTGCAGAGGCCGGATGGGAAAGGTTTGCAAGGCAAACATAACCAGCAACTCATCTTCACAAATAAAAAGGACAGAAGGTTGTTTTTTACCGCGAGGAAAGAGACCAAGACCCTCTGGAACATTCCAGAAGTGTCTCCACAGATGTCATCCTCAAGGCTTTTGCCATATTCTGATTGATGTTTTtcgtaaatgaaataaaaacaacaatatgaGAAAAGTagatgaagagtttggttccaaaaattttaattgttcaaaaatcatggttttattgtgttaactGTATTTTGGGTGGAGATTTTATGGCTTTCTCTCATTTTGGAttcaaactcttcatattcaAACAATGTTTCTTTGCTACACAGGTAGTGTGTTTAAAACAGTCTTCTTGTCTTAAAAGAAGCTTATACTCGAAGTTTATCTTataaactaataataatgatttatatctTGAACTGTCTTTCGAAATCACAAATCTAGAAAAAGAACCTTTCTTGTAAGTAGCGATGAGTTCCCTTATCTCAGCGTTGTTCCTGGAGGCCAAGATATCAATCAGACAGGCTTCCTCTGTACCTGCGCCCTAAACAACGTGAAGGAaaagttaaatattaattttgtatttataaaacatgtatatgtatatattttttaaacaaaaatcaataaatgtttatataattaaattataaattaatagaagtaaatatatgtaaatatttccttaatttatatatatatatataaatatgtgtgtgtacatgtatatgtattatgtaaaaaacaGTCGGGACACACGGGACGATGATGTACTTCCGCTTAAATTGCTGCGAGCTAGGTCACTTACGCTCTCATAGCACTTAAGAGATTTTTCACCATGTTTTTGGTAAATTTCGGCACAACGGGTGAGCATTGTTAAGTGCCTCTGTGATCATCCCTCTAGTGAGTGCAAAagttcactttcacttttttacatatttgttgATGTACCTTGAAACAGATCCCCtgaagttttttacttttttgattGTCGATATATGACGATGCATCCTGAAGCGAAACGCCATTATTCCCTACGGCGCCAGACGTAACAAGCTGGCAGAGATTTTAGCGGAAGGACGTCATCGCTCCGTGTGCATATGCCCCGTTGAAAATGACAATATATTCAAGGTATCACTCGTCCTCACTAACCTTGATGGCATTTCTCAGTTCATATGCGTCGTACACCGGCGCAGGCATCAGCAGGCCGACAACGACCTTCTCAAAGTTTCCGGTGAGCTCGGACTTCAATTCATCAATTAGATCCTGAATAAACATCCCACATGGAAAAAGAGCGCTcgaatcatttacattttatgcatttggcagacactcttatccaaagcgaattatattgcattaataaaataaaaccgcACGACATCCCACCCAGACACACTGTAGCAAACTTTAACACTTCTCATAAACCTTGTGTTTCAAGAGTTGATTTGTATACTTTACACCTCTAAACATAAATGAAAGAATGGTGTTTTAAGTTAAGAAAGGATGTTTAGTTGAAAGCGTTACTCTACAGAGTAAGCTTGGGTGAGGCCTGCAGTCTACAGACCGTCTGCCGGCCAGGACTTCTCCCACAATGACTCACTCTTCCTCACTGTACAGGGCAAACAGTCAATAAACTCCACGTATGCAAGCAAGACCTCGCCATGACTTTTACTGACAGTCTGGACTCATTCACATGGCTTATGGTTACTGTGTTACTATGTAAAGACTGATTACAGATTAATAGATAGCAACCCACAGGTAGTACAATAAAATCAATGCAGGCTGTGAGGAGACAAAGCACAGCTTCTTTCCACTCATCCTCTTTTATCATTACACTCATAATACCAGGGATGTCTCTTGAGATAAGACGGACGGACTATCTATCCTCACTGTGTGCATTTACATGACGGGCTAATGATTGAGGCCGGATGACCGCGTGTGTTATCGGTCATACATGTTCTGCCTTTGTCCATTGCTGTCAGTTTACAGACTTGTCAACAAAGTTATCTAATCACCTGGTTTTAAGTAAATAAACCTGATGGTTTCCCTTCTTGTCATAAGGAACAAGAGATAAGAACATGGGAGCTTCCCTAGTTTCCAACAGAAGATGTTGTTGTGTATGTTAGCTGTTGAGTAAAGTTACCTTTCCAACGGTCCGTTTGAAAGACTCCTTGATTTTCTGGCGCTGCGCAATAGTGCGATGAGGCAGAATCTCAATGATGGTTGCCTCATTGGTGCCtgaaagaaatgtcatttttttattaatataatatagcAACAGactgaaattaaattacatttgcaaTTCAGTCagttccttaaagggatagcccAAAATGTAAATGCGTTATTTACTCGCCTTTGtgtaattttaaacctgtatggctttctttcttttgcagaaccaaaaatatattttgaaccaTGTTGGTATCAGTAAACCGTTGGTcactattgacttgcattgtttttatttggtcCTAACAATAGAATTGAATAAACAGAAACCGAATCGTTTTTAAGAGCCACGTAACAAtaacttacatttttaaatcaaaaagttCCAGTCTggttttcctggctcaaaattaGACGTGTT
Proteins encoded in this region:
- the adrb3b gene encoding adrenoceptor beta 3b codes for the protein MSGNFHPLLVFALALVIFFTVMGNLLVIVAIAHTPQLQTPTNVFIISMAVADLIMGCVVQPLSASVVVTGKWLLGSTVCDLWTSVDVLCVTASIQTLCAIAVERYVAVTKPLKHQVLLDKPRVGYIVCVVWMVSSLISFVPIMNHHSRASDNYSRDCYDNPYCCDFHTNKTYAICSSVVSFYVPLVIMVFVYGKVFAIATKQLKRIHKDRQRFLNISVEDSEKQYKTNESCESPLPADIDDRRPSCRPLKHIVKEHKALKTLGIIMGLFILCWLPFFLFNIIKAFNSKVLSQHVFLFFNWMGYVNSGLNPLIYCHSPEYRTAFKNLLGCKIKRLDSDGMRQHLQTLTLCIHRNSSVRMVCLAHKNTTVAQSASLCVDFKDAETEAHLGHEVQS
- the anxa4 gene encoding annexin A4 → MAALGNRGTVTEASAFSPDEDAQKLYSAMKGAGTNEATIIEILPHRTIAQRQKIKESFKRTVGKDLIDELKSELTGNFEKVVVGLLMPAPVYDAYELRNAIKGAGTEEACLIDILASRNNAEIRELIATYKKEYGKSLEDDICGDTSGMFQRVLVSFLAAGRDESFKVDDAQVAKDAKDIFEAGEARWGTDEVKFLTVLCARNKNHLIQVFKDYQKISGRDIEESIKREMSGSLEDVFLAIVKCLKNKPAFFAERLYKSMKGLGTTDSVLMRIVVSRAEIDMLDIKSEFLRMYGKTLGSFIKGDTSGDYRKILLELCGGEK